A stretch of Polypterus senegalus isolate Bchr_013 chromosome 3, ASM1683550v1, whole genome shotgun sequence DNA encodes these proteins:
- the tbx18 gene encoding T-box transcription factor TBX18: MAEKRRSPCTMSLKAHAFSVEALIGAEKKRKLDRERADYAEEASKIPKRNDSLERNEGSCICDKTPETDCRSDGSTESDELLLTSPSPSVPTSSAVTSQGPLGASEDIRVDLQGADLWKRFHEIGTEMIITKAGRRMFPAMRVKMSGLDPHQQYYIAMDIIPVDNKRYRYVYHSSKWMVAGNADSPVPPRVYIHPDSPASGETWMRQVVSFDKLKLTNNELDDQGHIILHSMHKYQPRVHIIRKECGDELSPVKTVPSGDGVRAFSFPETVFTTVTAYQNQQITRLKIDRNPFAKGFRDSGRNRMGLEALVESYAFWRPSLRTLTFEDIPGITKQGSPGSPSVLQSTANGVASTHAHLLSGAPCSSPAFHLGHGSGQLCAVSPADYAPCTRSGLALNRYSNTLAETYSRLTNPSGETFAPPRTSPYVGVNGTNMSLTSSDGDAFSCHQSALPIQISSIPSSQLQYIMPGPASNAFSANQGPQGAYNSFRIHSPYGLYGYNFSTSPRLATSPEKITSSQANFLGSSPSGTMTDRQVLSPVDGVHMLTSGQQNIFDTRTLGNLATSSQVPAHMV; the protein is encoded by the exons ATGGCAGAGAAGAGGAGGTCGCCCTGTACAATGAGTTTAAAAGCTCATGCTTTCTCGGTGGAAGCCCTTATTggagcagaaaagaaaagaaaactggacAGGGAAAGGGCGGATTATGCAGAGGAGGCATCGAAAATTCCTAAACGAAATGACAGCTTAGAGAGAAACGAAGGCAGCTGCATCTGCGACAAAACCCCCGAGACTGACTGCAGGAGCGACGGGTCTA CCGAGAGCGACGAACTGCTGCTGACGAGCCCCTCTCCTTCTGTCCCCACGTCCTCGGCGGTGACATCTCAAGGACCCCTCGGCGCTTCAGAAGATATCAGAGTGGATCTTCAGGGAGCAGATTTATGGAAACGTTTTCACGAAATCGGAACTGAAATGATCATTACCAAAGCTGGAAG ACGAATGTTTCCAGCTATGAGGGTAAAGATGTCAGGACTGGATCCTCATCAGCAATATTACATCGCTATGGACATAATTCCAGTGGACAATAAAAGATACAG GTACGTGTACCACAGCTCCAAATGGATGGTTGCAGGTAATGCAGACTCTCCTGTACCTCCTCGAGTTTACATTCATCCAGATTCACCTGCCTCTGGAGAGACTTGGATGCGACAAGTCGTCAGCTTTGACAAGCTGAAGTTGACAAATAATGAATTGGATGACCAGGGACAT ATAATCCTTCATTCAATGCACAAGTACCAACCGAGAGTACACATTATCAGAAAAGAGTGTGGCGACGAGCTTTCCCCAGTTAAAACGGTCCCGTCAGGTGATGGGGTCAGAGCCTTCTCATTTCCAGAAACAGTTTTCACCACCGTTACGGCTTATCAGAACCAGCAG ATTACAAGGCTGAAGATCGATAGAAACCCTTTTGCCAAAGGATTTCGGGACTCCGGCCGCAATCG aatggGTCTTGAAGCTTTGGTAGAATCATATGCATTTTGGAGGCCTTCACTAAGGACATTGACTTTTGAAGATATACCTGGAATTACTAAGCAAG GCAGTCCTGGATCACCTTCAGTTCTTCAAAGCACTGCTAATGGGGTCGCCTCTACTCATGCACACCTCCTCTCTGGTGCTCCATGCTCCTCTCCTGCATTCCATTTGGGGCACGGCAGTGGGCAGCTGTGTGCTGTAAGCCCTGCTGACTATGCACCTTGCACCCGCTCTGGATTAGCACTCAACCGCTACAGCAACACTCTTGCAGAGACCTACAGTAGACTCACCAACCCCAGTGGTGAAACCTTTGCACCTCCAAGGACTTCGCCATATGTTGGAGTGAATGGCACAAACATGTCACTGACATCAAGCGATGGAGATGCCTTCAGTTGTCATCAATCTGCTCTGCCAATACAGATCTCAAGTATTCCATCCTCTCAGCTTCAATATATCATGCCAGGCCCTGCTAGCAATGCCTTCTCAGCTAATCAAGGACCTCAAGGAGCTTACAACAGTTTCAGAATTCACAGTCCGTATGGTTTATATGGATATAACTTTTCGACATCACCTAGACTTGCAACTAGTCCAGAGAAGATTACATCATCCCAAGCAAACTTTCTTGGATCTTCTCCCAGTGGTACAATGACTGATAGGCAAGTGTTGTCTCCAGTGGACGGGGTGCACATGTTAACCAGTGGACAGCAGAATATTTTTGATACAAGGACTTTAGGGAACTTAGCGACTTCTTCTCAAGTTCCAGCACATATGGTTTAA